The proteins below are encoded in one region of Methanosarcina barkeri 3:
- a CDS encoding glutaredoxin domain-containing protein, whose product MAKIIIYTTERCPKCNKLKTFLEAHSVVFEVADMSTPEALTELRFNGVFTVTAPVLQINDTFLTHEEIFSEGEVNPEKIQEIL is encoded by the coding sequence ATGGCAAAAATAATCATATACACAACGGAACGCTGTCCGAAATGCAATAAATTAAAAACTTTCCTGGAGGCACACTCAGTCGTTTTTGAGGTAGCCGACATGTCTACCCCCGAAGCTCTAACGGAACTGCGTTTCAACGGAGTCTTCACAGTGACAGCGCCTGTTTTACAGATCAATGATACATTCCTTACGCACGAGGAAATCTTCAGTGAGGGAGAAGTAAACCCTGAAAAAATCCAGGAAATCCTGTGA